One segment of Alnus glutinosa chromosome 2, dhAlnGlut1.1, whole genome shotgun sequence DNA contains the following:
- the LOC133861207 gene encoding homeobox-leucine zipper protein HAT7-like → MIFSHDMAFPPSHAYMFQTHEDQDHLIPSSINLNPSCPPQHYHGLGGVPFTMKRSMSFSGIDNRCEEQGDDELSDDGTQIGEKKLRRLNLEQVKALEKSFELGNKLEPERKIQLAKALGLQPRQIAIWFQNRRARWKTKQLEKDYEVLKKQFEAIKADNDALHSQNKKLNAELMALKSIDHTSEAGVKCMKKETELSWSNGSTENSCDINLDISRTPVMNSAVSSQLNSTTKHLFPSSLRPTSMSQLLQGSSRSDLQCLKIDQAVQDESFCNMFNGNIEDQHNFWPWP, encoded by the exons ATGATATTTTCACATGACATGGCTTTCCCACCATCTCATGCTTACATGTTCCAAACTCACGAAGATCAGGACCACCTGATCCCTTCCTCCATCAACCTTAATCCCTCGTGTCCTCCTCAACACTACCATGGCCTCGGTGGTGTCCCTTTCACGATGAAGAGATCGATGTCATTTTCGGGCATTGACAACAGGTGTGAAGAGCAGGGAGATGATGAGTTGTCTGATGATGGAACACAGATTGGGGAGAAGAAGCTGAGGAGGCTGAATTTAGAACAGGTGAAGGCGCTTGAGAAGAGCTTTGAGCTGGGAAACAAGCTTGAGCCAGAGAGGAAAATACAGCTGGCCAAGGCTTTGGGGCTGCAACCAAGACAAATAGCCATATGGTTCCAGAATAGGAGGGCTAGGTGGAAGACCAAGCAACTGGAGAAAGACTACGAAGTCCTGAAGAAACAGTTTGAAGCAATCAAGGCTGACAATGATGCCCTCCACTCCCAGAACAAGAAACTTAATGCCGAG TTAATGGCTCTAAAAAGTATAGATCATACAAGTGAAGCCGGGGTTAAATGCATGAAGAAGGAAACCGAGCTTTCTTGGAGCAATGGGAGTACTGAGAATAGCTGTGACATCAACTTGGATATTTCAAGAACACCTGTAATGAACAGCGCAGTATCATCACAATTAAACAGTACTACTAAGCACCTCTTCCCCTCATCCCTTAGGCCTACAAGCATGTCCCAACTCCTCCAAGGCTCGTCAAGATCGGACCTCCAATGCTTGAAAATTGACCAGGCGGTTCAAGATGAAAGCTTCTGCAACATGTTCAATGGCAATATTGAAGACCAACATAATTTTTGGCCGTGGCCCTAG